tcaacgtgtcacttaattatttatctacgtgatactctacttttttttaattcaaaattaattttgaaatcttatttttcattggcagaaaccattagatttcctacgtggcgctctaatattggattaatatttgattttaaattgaatcttatttattttattttagattagtgtttgattttggatgaattttattttagatttattttttaatttttagagtgtttgattttagacggAGTTGTatgtattaataattaattaattaaaatatctacgtgacacctaattaattatctacgtggcaattgatttttttaactcaattagaaatcttatttttcattgaccgaaaacattagtaatcctacgtggcgctctaatattggattaattaataaaaatatccatgtggcacttaattatttatctacgtggcactcgacttttttaattcaaaattaagtttgaaatcttatttttcattggccgaaaccattagattttccacgtggcgctctaatattggattaatgtttgattttaaattgaattttatttattttattttaaattactatttgattttggatgaattttattttagatttatttttttaataatttttttttttttgataagttgGGGTATTTTATTCCAGAGCTTTTAAAGCTTAAACAATCAACCTTGTTACATTGTGCGATTGAGTAGTGAAATGGAATAATCTAAGACCAGTCCCCAATTACAAGTAGGATTATAACCATGCGATGAACTCGGCATCTCTGACAAGACCTTGCTTTGCCAATGAGTCAGCTACCATGTTTGCACTTCTTCCTCTATGTGTGATTGACAGGTTCAGCCATTCTTTTCGTGCATTGCGAATATAGTTTAGTTGGAAGTTTAGATTCCATGGCCCTCCCGTATCATCGTTGCACCATTTGACCGCGTTCACGGAGTCAGATTCAACAAGTATAGGCTGAGATTTGATGGTCGCATTTGAAGCCGTGATCTGCAATGCTCGGTAGATGGCTAGTACCTCAGCACTATTGATTTCAATTGGAGGAATGGGACTTGAGAACATGCATTTGAAGAGGCCACAACTTCCCCGCAGGACACCTCCAATGGCCGACATCCTTGGAGAGGGTTTAAATGAGGCATCAACGTTCCATTTAAGATGACCCGGGATTGGTGGATTCCATGATACAATAACTTTGGGTGGTCTGTTTAAACCAACCATGCCATCGGAGGCTACCCATAGGAGGCACGATGGGTTCCTGATTATATCCTCGCTTGAGTACGGGAAAGGATCCCCCCATCCCTTTATCCACCAGCTAAGGCGAAGGAGAACAAGATTTTGCAATTGTTGTATAGACATTGATGAGTTTTGGAAGATTTTGCTGTTTCTTTCCTTCCACAAGGACCAAAGGATGATGAAAAAACTTGCAAACCAGACTTTCTTGAAAAAAGGATTGCCAGCCCAATATTTCCATTGTACGAAGCATTCTTTTAGAGTAAAGGGGAAGACCCAATTGAGCTCCCATATTGACAGCCACCACACCCATAACGACCGAGCTACGTCGCAATGAAGAAATAGGTGATTACATGTTTCTTGTTGAGTTCCACAGAGGCTGCATATTGACTCGGATTGAGGGATGATTCCGATACGGCACAGCTTGTCCATTGTGTTAAGTTTCTCAAGTAGAGCTATCCAAGTGAAAATCTCAATGCAGTGGGGGACTAGCCCCCGCCATACCCCCTTTAAAGCACTGTGTTGCAGCGGTGAGGCTGCCGTGGCAAGCTCGTGGCAGAAGGATTGTACGGAGAAAGCGCCAGATTTATTCGGGGTCCATATGGCCTGATCATCACAGCCAGGAGCAAGGCAGACTCGGTTAAGGAGAAGTAGCATGGCGGTGTGTTCTGCAATATGTCTAGGCCCAAAAATTCGGAGTCAAGAGAAGGCCCATCGCCAAATGCAGCCATCCCAAAAACCCATGGATGCAACATATGCGTTTGGTTCCGCACTGATGGAGAAAAGCCGTGAGAACTCACACTTGAGAGGTCTCTCACCCACCCATGTATCGTGCCAGAACAGTGTGCTCGAGCCATCCCCGaccttttttcttgttttcataGTTGCCAGCAATTTGGCAATTGGATTGTTTAGAATTTGGTAACAAATGTTCCTCCATGGTCCCCCTAGGGACGGTATTGATAGGTCTCTTATCGTGAAAGAAGGAGGATAGCCATATTTAATTTGGACTACCTGTTGCCGCAGTGCATTCGGTTCACTAAAGAACCTCCATACCCATTTGAAGAGGAGACCAAGATTACGATGAAGGAGATTGGCAATTCCAAGCCCACCAAATTTTTTGGGCTTTTCGATTATGTCCCATGCGACAGGGGCTAGTGGTTTCTTCTCTGACTGTCCGCTCCAAAGAAAGCGACACTGAATACTATTAATCTTCTTTATGATGCT
This Spinacia oleracea cultivar Varoflay chromosome 6, BTI_SOV_V1, whole genome shotgun sequence DNA region includes the following protein-coding sequences:
- the LOC130463612 gene encoding uncharacterized protein, whose amino-acid sequence is MSIQQLQNLVLLRLSWWIKGWGDPFPYSSEDIIRNPSCLLWVASDGMVGLNRPPKVIVSWNPPIPGHLKWNVDASFKPSPRMSAIGGVLRGSCGLFKCMFSSPIPPIEINSAEVLAIYRALQITASNATIKSQPILVESDSVNAVKWCNDDTGGPWNLNFQLNYIRNARKEWLNLSITHRGRSANMVADSLAKQGLVRDAEFIAWL